The sequence below is a genomic window from Desulfobulbus oligotrophicus.
AGACCTTCCATTTTCTGCGATCGGATCAACTGTTCCTGGAACTTCTTGAGCATGGTGGTGTCCCGTGCCGTCAGGAGAAGGCCCATGATATTGCCGTCCTGCTCATAAATCGGTACTTTGACCACATGGAACCACTTCTGATCATCAGACCTCTTAAAGGTAATCTCTTTGGATAACGGCTGACCGGTCAACAGGATCTGTCTGTCCTCATGATAGTTCAGATCCGCCTGCCGGGGAGAAAAGATATCAAAATCGGTCCTGCCGATAACAGCCTCTTCCTGAAGACCGAAATAGTCACAGAAGGCTTTGCTGACAAACCTGTACACCAGATCCTTGTCCTGCAGGGTAATAAAGTCCGGCGTCACGTTCATGATGGTTTTGAGCAGCCCCTGCTGCTGGGCAATAGTCTTCTCCCGTTCGGTCAGTTCCTGAATATGGTTTCTGATCGTCACGGCCATCACGTCAAAGGCCTCGGCCAGGTCCTGCAGCTCGTCACCGAAGTTGTGTCTGAACACGGAGCAGTGACGACAGCTCTCCATCTTCAGCGGATACTCTTTTCCCTGGCAGTTCGGGCACAGGGTACCGGCCAGGTACCAGCAGCGCCGCAGCGGATCGCCATAGGCGGGACAGTCAACCTTGTCGCAGGCCATGATGTCCCAGCAGTTTTTCTCCAATGTGAACCCGGCCTGTACATCGAGGTTGCCTTTGACAATCTGCTCGGCCGACTCCCGCAAACGGTTGAGACGAAGGGTCACGGTCCGTGCAAACCACAGGGCCAGCACAACACCGAGACTGACGCCCCCCAGGGTGACAAACAGGCTGATCCAGCGTTGCTGGGCAATCTGTGCATCGATCTCACTTCGGGCCAGCCCCATCCTGATACTGCCGAGACTTTTGTCACCCACCACAATCCTGACGTTAAAATCGTAGATCTGTCCCCGTTCAGTGGTCAGCTGCCTGGGCTGCGGTTTCTCGCTGGCCTGATTGACCGTCAGAAGATCAGTGGGAAAACCGCCGCTGAAGGTGTGCGTTAAGATGTTACCGGTGGTGTCGGTTAAAAAGATGTAGATGATGTCGTCGTACTGTCCATGGAGGTTGTCGATGAGATTTTTCATCTGCAGAAAATCCATGGCCAGGAGAGGCTCGGTCAGTCTGAATGCCAGCCCGGATGCCAACGCCATACCCCGCTTCTTCCCCTCTTCCAGGAGGGCCTTTGATGACATGGCAGAAAGGATAAGACCGATGCTGAGACCACACAGCACCAGCATCATGGTCACCCCCAGGGTGATCTTGCTTCTGAAACGTAAACGATGAAAGATTTTGCTCAACGGGTTAGTCAAGATCCATCCCCACCTTTTTTTTCAGTTCCCGGATGGGATCAAAATCACTGTCGTCGGAGGGGACAAAGCCAATGAATCTGGCTGCCTCAAGGATAACATGATGTCGTGGATTTCCCTCATAGTCAAGTTTTAGCAGGGCTTTTTTAATCTTATCGGCAGCCTCCTGTGAAAGGCGCGGGCTGCTGGCGTACACCCAGCCCGGATAGGAACGGGAGGCGGCAACAACCCTGATCTGGCTGATATCGATCTTCTTTTCCACCACTTTCAGCGACCCTTCCCGAATTGATCCCAGGTCATGCAACCCGGCATAGACACTGAGGATGACATTCTCCTGCCGGCCGCCTGCAAAGACCACTTCCTTAAAATCATGGATATGTACTCCGTGGTCGACAAAGTGGCCAAGAGAAAAAAGATAGCCCCCTGCAGAGGCGGGATCCACCGCAATCCATGACTTGCCCCGGCAGTCATCAAGTGATTGGATAGCCTCGTTGTCCTTGCGGGCGATGATCTGCCCACGAAATTCAGCCCGCCCGTCCAGCTCGATGATACGGGCCATGGCCTTGGCACCAAACTGATTGGCCAGCTTAACGTAGACAAATGGATTGGTGAAAGAGATGTCAATTTTGCCCTGACCGAACATCCGGATATGATCGGAAAAGGAGTCAGGGAAAACCTGCCGGACCGGCATACCGGTTTCTTCGATCAGGTACTCCACTAAACGATGATGACGCTGAAAGGATTCAGTATGTGAATACTGGGGCAGATACGCATAGGTGACAGCGGGCTGCTGCGGTCTGGCTGTTATCTCCTGACGCTTGTTCAGAGACACCTTCACGCTCTCCTCACCGTCCCCGCAGGAGCAGAGAAACATGCTTGCAAACAGCATCACCGCCAAGAACAATCCATTGAGTCTGGGCACCATACCGGTTATCCCTCTTTGGTTACAGCCTGTCTGTTACACTGACCACATCCTGTTTATCCATACAGCAAATCCGTTGTTCCTGCAACGAACGCTGTGTATGTTTGGCACAAACAGATCCCGGATTACTTGAAACAGTGTGAGCAAACATGATTATATGGGAGAAGGGTCTGTAGGGTACTGAACACCGCCAGACCTTTGCCTGCCCTGCTCCGGGCAAGTCGCAGCGCATGAAGAGACGTTGCCAGTCACAGCCGACCGCACTGCAAAGAGCACCGGTCCACAGTGGAGGGATCGGCCGGGATCCGCATCAAAGCGGCTTCAATATCAACCACTGCTACCAGGAGAAGTATACATGCAGACAAAAAAGATCAGACCTGCAGATACCTACGCACCCCTTTATTTTCTTGTCTCTCTGGGCACCGGCGGCCTGGTGGTCACCTTTTTCATGTGGCTGATGCACTGGGTGCCTCACCCGGGCCGTTCAGTCCCACTTTTTGAAGACATTGTCGCCGCATTCAGCTCAGGCGATCTGATGATGCGGAGCATGATCGTGATCGCTCTCATCGGCATTGCCTGGTTCAGTTTCCAAAACCTTCGTTATCTTGCCTGGAATCTGCGCCGCTATCACAGGTGGAAGCAGACGGAGGCCTACACCCGACTTCGTTCCACCAACGCTGAAACACAGCTCCTGGCCATGCCGCTGGCCATGGCAATGAGCGTTAACGTCTGTTTCATGCTCGGCATGGTCTTTGTTCCCGGACTCTGGAACGTGGTGGAGTACCTCTTTCCTCTGGCTCTTCTGGCGTTTCTGGGCATCGGCGTTCTTGCGTTGCAGCTGCTGGGTCAATTTTTAGGCCGCGTCCTGGTGACCGGCGGTTTCAGTTGCACGGACAACAACTCCTTTGCCCAGGCCATGCCTGCCTTTGCGCTCGCCATGATCGGGGTGGGACTTGCCGCACCGGCCGGCCTTTCTGCCAATCGAATCGTGGCCGGGGCCGGACTGGTATTTTCCACCTTTTTTCTGATTGCAGCAGCCCTTATCGGTGGCATTGCGCTCATACTCGGGCTCCGTTCTCTCCTTGAAAACGGTGCCAACATCGAGACCGCACCCACGTTCTCAGTCTTTATTCCGCTGTTGACCATCCTCGGCATCCTGTCCCTGCGACAGAGTCATGGCCTTGACGAACACTTTGCCCTTGCCGGAAGCGCGGCTGACCGTCTGATGCTGCTGAGTCAGTATCTGTCGGCACAACTGCTGTGCCTCCTGCTTGCTGCACTCGTCCTCGTCCGTTTACACTATTTTGCCCGTTTTCTTGTCGGCAGGGAGATCTCTGCCGGCAGTTACGCCCTGGTGTGTCCGGGAGTCGCCCTGGCCGTCATGCTCCACTTCTGGCTCAACCGCGGTCTGGTGGACGCCGGTCTGATCGGCAAGTTTTCAGTTTCCTACTGGATCATCTCAGGACTGGCCATGCTCTTCCAGTTTGCCACCATCTGGCTGGTTGCCACCCTTAACCGTCGACACTTCGGTACAACCGACCAGTAACACCCCCTACCACCGGCAAACCTTCTCTGCTCCGGGAATGATGACAGAGACCATACCCTGTCATCTCCCGGCAGCATGAAAGGGCCTGTTCTGCCGACGCACAGCACCGGCCGTTGTCGGTCTGTTGCTGCAGTTTCGTCTCAACTGATTCAGCAACCGGGTTATCCCTCTGCCCTCACTGCAAAAGACTTGTCAAGCGAAGCAAGAAAGTGTAGGTGAGGATTGCTGTTATCTACCGCTAAGAGGTCTCTTTGTCCCGAGACGTTTCGATCCATCTGTATAAGGCATTCTCAAAAATATGGAACAATTTTTCAGTCCCAGAAGCATTGCCGTTATCGGTGCCAATGATCGCCCCGTCTCCATCGGGGCCGCACTCATCGACAACCTCCTTCTCGGCGGTTATACCGGTCCCATTTATCCGGTTAATCCAAAATATACGACTGTCCGGGGCCTTCAGACATACCCTGCCGTCACGGCCATTGAAGAACCGCCGGACCTGGTGATCATTGCCACCCCCATTGCCATTGCCCCGGAACTGGTCCGGCAGTGTGTACGGACAGGAGCTCAGGGCGTGATCATCATCTCTGCCGGAGGCAAGGAGTCGGGGGAAGAAGGTGCTTTTATAGAAGAACAGATTGCAGGTGCGGCAGAGGGATCCGGCATGCGCATCCTCGGTCCGAACTCCATGGGAGTTATCCGGCCGGGCAAGCATCTCAACGCCACCTTTGCCGGAGGCATGCCGGTCAAAGGCAATCTGGCGGTCATCTCCCAAAGCGGTGCAATCTGCGCAGCCATCCTCGATCGGGCGGCTGAAGAAAACATGGGGTTCAGCCACTTTGTCTCCACCGGCTCCATGCTCGATGTGGATTTTGGTGATCTGATCGACTATCTGGGAAACGATGGTTCGGTCAAGGCAATCCTTCTCTACATGGAAAACCTGAGTAATCCCCGCAAGTTCATGAGTGCCGCGCGCTCGGTCTCACGGATTAAACCGATCATCGTGCTGAAAACCGGGAAAAGTAAAGCCGGCGCCCGGGCGGCCTCAACGCACATCGGGGCCATGGCCGGTGAAGACGACGTGTATGATGCCGCCTTTAAACGAGCCGGCATTGTCCGCGTGCCCTCATTGGGGCGTCTGTTTGACTGTGCTGAACTCATGGCCAAACAGCCCCGGCCCCAGGGCACCCGGTTGGCGATAGTCACCAACGGCGGCGGCCCCGGGGTCATGGCCACCGACACCCTGGCTGAATACGGACTGGAACCGACACCGCTCAGCGAGACCATCATGGCCAAACTCAATGACCTGCTCCCCCATTTCTGGAGCCGGGGCAATCCGATCGATATCCTTGGGAACGCCACGGTAGAACGGTTTGCCTCTGTCATTGAACTGTGCATGTCCAGCCGGGAATTTGACGGTATCCTGATCATCATGGTCCCTCAAAATCTGACGGCCCCGGAAGAGGTGGCCACTGCCCTTGTCAAACTCGCAAAAAACAAACGGATACCGGTCTTTGCCTCCTGGATGGGCGGCATGCGGATAGCTGAGGCTGTGAGCATCCTCAACAAGGCGGATATCCCCACGTACGAAACACCGGAACGGGCCGTCCGTGCCTTCCTGTACATGGTTGAATACACGCGAAACCTGGAGATCCTCTCCCAGGCACCGCCCAAACTTGCCGTTGAACTCTACTTCAACCGGGACCAGGTGTTCCGCACAATTTATGAATGCTTTGAGCAGGAAACCGAAATGCTCTCGGAAATGCAGAGCAAAGAGATCCTGGCCGCCTATGGTATTCCGGTAAACCCCACCGTGCTGGCCACCTCGGCGGATGAAGCGGTGGCCCTTGCCGACGCGATGGGTATGCCGGTGGTCATGAAAGTTGTTTCACCGGACATCACCCACAAGTCGGATGCGGGCGGTGTGCAGCTCGACCTGCGGAACGAGTCGGATATCCGCCAGGCCTATGAACGCATCATGACCTCAGCAAAGGCGTTCAAAGCCGATGCCGGCATAACCGGAGTCTCACTGCAGCCCTACATTGTCAAGCCGGAGTTTGAACTTCTTTTCGGCAGCAACACCGACGACAAATTCGGCCCGGTTCTCTGTTTTGGCTCAGGTGGAATTTTTGCGGAAGCACTTGATGATAAGGCCCTGGGGCTGCCGCCGCTCAATCGCCTGCTGGCCAGACGCATGATGGAAGAGACCCGCATCCTGCCTCTTCTGCAGGGCTACCGGAATGCACCACCGGCAGACCTGGAAAAGCTGGAAGAGCTGCTCCTGCGACTTTCTCAGCTTGTCGTCGATTTTCCGGAAATCGTGGAACTTGACATCAACCCCGTGCTGATCAAGGACGGTCAGCCCTGTGCAGTTGATGCACGCATTCGCCTGAAGCGCACCGAAGGGAATGCCAACAACCTGCACCTGGTGATCAGCCCTTATCCGCAACACCTGGAACGGCATGACTTTACAGACATGCAGATGCCGCTTTTCATTCGGCCGATAAAACCGGAAGATGCCGAGCTCTTTGTTGAACTCTTCAACGCACTCACCCCGACCAGCATCTATTACCGTTTTTTCAGTGTGGTCAAGACCCTTTCTCCGGAGACCCTCGCCCGCTTCACCCAGGTTGACTATGATCGGGAAATTTCCTTTGTGGCGCTGGATGACGACAGTGAAGAAGGAGAACGGATGCTCGGTGTGGCCAACATTGTCGGCGAACCGGACGGCAGACGCGGCGAGTTCTCCGTCCTCATCGGCGACCCCTGGCAGGGGAAAGGTATCGGTGCCACACTGTTGCTCCAGTGTCTGCGTATCGCTCAGGAACGCGGCATGCAGACTGTCTGGGGAACCGTACTGGCGGAAAACCGATACATGATTGCCCTTGGTAAAAAACTGGGCTTTACCATCAGACGAGGCGAAGATCATGCAGAATATAAACTGACCATTGATCTGACAACCGCAAAGCTGTGATCCCCTTTATCAGCACCCGCAATATCCGCGACACAGGCGCAGGGTCGTCCTGCCCATGTACCCGCCTGTAACCTGTAACCGGTATCTCTTAGCGGAGATCACCACTGTTTTTATCTTTGCACGAGGAATGAAATGTCTCAACAAGTTGCAATCGATCAGGAAGAATGCCTAGGATGTGAAGCCTGTGTGGAGCTCTGCCCGGATATCTTCGGCTTTGATATCGATCTGGGCAAGGCCTATGTTATTCTGGAAGAAGGCGGTGATGAAGACTGTATTGATGAGGCCGTCGGCTCCTGCCCGGCGGGGTGCATCACCTACGAGTAAACCCGCCGTTGGTTTATGGATGACCGGATCGCTTATACCAGGCTGTCCGGTTTTCTTTACTGAATGCGCCTTTGATACTTTTGGAGCGCACAACAAAAAGGACAGTCATGGTTACATCCATTATTTTAATCAATACCGATCGCAACAAGGTCAATGAGGTTGCCGAACAGCTGCAGAGCATAACCGGGGTCTCTGAAGTGTATTCCGTCAGCGGCAAGTATGATCTGGTGGCCATTATCCGGGTCAGAAGCAATGACGACCTGGCTGATCTGGTCACCAAAAAGATGCGGGTCCTGGACGGCATTACCAAAACCGAGACCATGCTTGCCTTTCAGGCCTACTCCCGTCATGATCTCGAAGCCATGTTCAATGTCGGGATGTGAACTCTCCTGAAGC
It includes:
- a CDS encoding ATP-binding protein; protein product: MTNPLSKIFHRLRFRSKITLGVTMMLVLCGLSIGLILSAMSSKALLEEGKKRGMALASGLAFRLTEPLLAMDFLQMKNLIDNLHGQYDDIIYIFLTDTTGNILTHTFSGGFPTDLLTVNQASEKPQPRQLTTERGQIYDFNVRIVVGDKSLGSIRMGLARSEIDAQIAQQRWISLFVTLGGVSLGVVLALWFARTVTLRLNRLRESAEQIVKGNLDVQAGFTLEKNCWDIMACDKVDCPAYGDPLRRCWYLAGTLCPNCQGKEYPLKMESCRHCSVFRHNFGDELQDLAEAFDVMAVTIRNHIQELTEREKTIAQQQGLLKTIMNVTPDFITLQDKDLVYRFVSKAFCDYFGLQEEAVIGRTDFDIFSPRQADLNYHEDRQILLTGQPLSKEITFKRSDDQKWFHVVKVPIYEQDGNIMGLLLTARDTTMLKKFQEQLIRSQKMEGLGRLAGGVAHEINTPLGIILGYAQLLMDDVTDEESLESLRIIEKQTKVCRKIVADLLGFSRHSHSVRGALDLNTSLQEVIQLVEHAFFLNRIQVVFTPGESLPTMIGDRERLKQVWLNLLNNAADAIGQDGVIFIRTRHPSQGRIEVSVADTGTGVSSEHIANIFDPFFTTKQVGKGTGLGLSVSFGIIKEHGGTISALSPVPRTMLPEDAAHAYPDRPGTVFIVTLPLPVGSRSEEEPDRKENVL
- a CDS encoding phosphate/phosphite/phosphonate ABC transporter substrate-binding protein, giving the protein MVPRLNGLFLAVMLFASMFLCSCGDGEESVKVSLNKRQEITARPQQPAVTYAYLPQYSHTESFQRHHRLVEYLIEETGMPVRQVFPDSFSDHIRMFGQGKIDISFTNPFVYVKLANQFGAKAMARIIELDGRAEFRGQIIARKDNEAIQSLDDCRGKSWIAVDPASAGGYLFSLGHFVDHGVHIHDFKEVVFAGGRQENVILSVYAGLHDLGSIREGSLKVVEKKIDISQIRVVAASRSYPGWVYASSPRLSQEAADKIKKALLKLDYEGNPRHHVILEAARFIGFVPSDDSDFDPIRELKKKVGMDLD
- a CDS encoding TsoY family (seleno)protein; translated protein: MQTKKIRPADTYAPLYFLVSLGTGGLVVTFFMWLMHWVPHPGRSVPLFEDIVAAFSSGDLMMRSMIVIALIGIAWFSFQNLRYLAWNLRRYHRWKQTEAYTRLRSTNAETQLLAMPLAMAMSVNVCFMLGMVFVPGLWNVVEYLFPLALLAFLGIGVLALQLLGQFLGRVLVTGGFSCTDNNSFAQAMPAFALAMIGVGLAAPAGLSANRIVAGAGLVFSTFFLIAAALIGGIALILGLRSLLENGANIETAPTFSVFIPLLTILGILSLRQSHGLDEHFALAGSAADRLMLLSQYLSAQLLCLLLAALVLVRLHYFARFLVGREISAGSYALVCPGVALAVMLHFWLNRGLVDAGLIGKFSVSYWIISGLAMLFQFATIWLVATLNRRHFGTTDQ
- a CDS encoding bifunctional acetate--CoA ligase family protein/GNAT family N-acetyltransferase translates to MEQFFSPRSIAVIGANDRPVSIGAALIDNLLLGGYTGPIYPVNPKYTTVRGLQTYPAVTAIEEPPDLVIIATPIAIAPELVRQCVRTGAQGVIIISAGGKESGEEGAFIEEQIAGAAEGSGMRILGPNSMGVIRPGKHLNATFAGGMPVKGNLAVISQSGAICAAILDRAAEENMGFSHFVSTGSMLDVDFGDLIDYLGNDGSVKAILLYMENLSNPRKFMSAARSVSRIKPIIVLKTGKSKAGARAASTHIGAMAGEDDVYDAAFKRAGIVRVPSLGRLFDCAELMAKQPRPQGTRLAIVTNGGGPGVMATDTLAEYGLEPTPLSETIMAKLNDLLPHFWSRGNPIDILGNATVERFASVIELCMSSREFDGILIIMVPQNLTAPEEVATALVKLAKNKRIPVFASWMGGMRIAEAVSILNKADIPTYETPERAVRAFLYMVEYTRNLEILSQAPPKLAVELYFNRDQVFRTIYECFEQETEMLSEMQSKEILAAYGIPVNPTVLATSADEAVALADAMGMPVVMKVVSPDITHKSDAGGVQLDLRNESDIRQAYERIMTSAKAFKADAGITGVSLQPYIVKPEFELLFGSNTDDKFGPVLCFGSGGIFAEALDDKALGLPPLNRLLARRMMEETRILPLLQGYRNAPPADLEKLEELLLRLSQLVVDFPEIVELDINPVLIKDGQPCAVDARIRLKRTEGNANNLHLVISPYPQHLERHDFTDMQMPLFIRPIKPEDAELFVELFNALTPTSIYYRFFSVVKTLSPETLARFTQVDYDREISFVALDDDSEEGERMLGVANIVGEPDGRRGEFSVLIGDPWQGKGIGATLLLQCLRIAQERGMQTVWGTVLAENRYMIALGKKLGFTIRRGEDHAEYKLTIDLTTAKL
- a CDS encoding ferredoxin, with translation MSQQVAIDQEECLGCEACVELCPDIFGFDIDLGKAYVILEEGGDEDCIDEAVGSCPAGCITYE
- a CDS encoding Lrp/AsnC family transcriptional regulator, producing MVTSIILINTDRNKVNEVAEQLQSITGVSEVYSVSGKYDLVAIIRVRSNDDLADLVTKKMRVLDGITKTETMLAFQAYSRHDLEAMFNVGM